A stretch of Clostridium sp. BJN0001 DNA encodes these proteins:
- the tsaE gene encoding tRNA (adenosine(37)-N6)-threonylcarbamoyltransferase complex ATPase subunit type 1 TsaE, producing MIFEFNSVSETTDLGIKLGKIVNPGDVICLTGDLGTGKTHITKGIALGLGIKDTITSPTFTIVNEYDSGRIKLNHFDVYRVADPDEIYAIGFDDYIFSDAVSVIEWANYIEEILPKDILHINIKKDLSKGENYRKITITPFGTRFNYIKELK from the coding sequence ATGATATTTGAATTTAACAGTGTTTCAGAAACAACTGATTTAGGAATAAAATTAGGCAAAATAGTAAATCCAGGAGATGTAATTTGTCTTACTGGTGATCTTGGAACTGGAAAGACACATATAACAAAGGGAATAGCCTTAGGTCTTGGTATAAAAGACACTATAACAAGTCCCACATTTACAATTGTTAATGAATATGATTCAGGACGTATAAAACTTAATCATTTTGATGTATATAGAGTTGCTGATCCTGATGAAATATATGCAATAGGTTTTGATGATTATATTTTTTCAGATGCCGTATCAGTAATAGAATGGGCAAATTATATTGAAGAAATACTTCCAAAAGATATTCTTCATATCAACATAAAAAAAGATCTTTCAAAAGGAGAAAACTACAGAAAAATAACAATAACTCCTTTTGGTACACGATTTAATTACATAAAGGAGTTAAAATAA
- a CDS encoding DMT family transporter yields MNREKIYTNRRNIILLAAISCFLWGSAYPSIKYGYFLFNIASVNVSSKLIFAGYRFALAGILVIIAGYFFRGKGILKLNRKDFFEVAFLGMIQTTFQYIFFYIGLTYTTGVRGSIINSTGTFVSIILSHFIYKNDKISLKKILGCVIGFAGVILVNIGSKSVSSLGFSFYGEGFVFIAAVFFALSAIYSKHITRRLDTVKASGFQLLIGGIILILSGFSTGGSLHGFTIKSSILLIYMALISSVAFVLWTELLKYNKVGVICVFNFLTPVFGSILSAIFLRENIFDFYTLISLFLVCIGIYVVYND; encoded by the coding sequence ATGAATAGAGAAAAAATTTATACAAATAGAAGAAATATAATTTTATTAGCAGCGATAAGCTGCTTTTTGTGGGGGAGTGCGTATCCTTCAATTAAATATGGATATTTTCTATTTAATATAGCAAGCGTTAATGTTTCATCAAAACTTATTTTCGCTGGATACAGGTTTGCGCTTGCTGGCATTTTGGTTATTATAGCAGGGTACTTTTTTAGAGGAAAAGGAATTTTAAAATTAAATAGAAAAGACTTTTTCGAGGTTGCTTTTCTTGGGATGATTCAAACAACTTTTCAATATATATTTTTTTATATAGGTCTTACTTATACAACAGGAGTTAGAGGATCGATTATAAATAGTACAGGAACGTTTGTTAGTATAATACTTTCACACTTTATATATAAAAATGATAAGATAAGTTTAAAAAAGATTTTAGGGTGCGTAATTGGGTTTGCTGGAGTAATCTTAGTTAATATAGGCTCAAAATCTGTATCTAGCTTAGGATTTTCATTTTATGGAGAAGGATTTGTATTTATAGCAGCTGTATTTTTTGCACTTTCTGCTATATATTCTAAACATATAACAAGAAGATTAGATACTGTAAAAGCATCAGGTTTTCAGCTTCTGATTGGAGGAATTATACTCATTTTATCAGGATTTTCTACAGGCGGAAGCTTGCATGGATTTACAATTAAATCGTCAATACTTTTAATTTATATGGCACTTATTTCATCTGTTGCATTTGTGCTTTGGACTGAACTTTTAAAGTATAATAAAGTTGGAGTTATTTGTGTATTTAATTTTTTAACACCTGTATTTGGAAGTATATTATCAGCAATATTTCTTCGCGAGAATATTTTTGATTTTTATACACTTATATCATTATTTCTTGTATGTATAGGTATATATGTTGTTTATAATGATTGA
- a CDS encoding class I SAM-dependent methyltransferase, with protein sequence MKTNYGNWVPKKLMKYSWILTLLLLIIDIVFTATLKNKVLSVIVSILFLLILSFTIYMQKCRLAFSFDGGNVMGQIHEFVLSKLMWDGKGKLLDIGCGSGALSVRCAKKFKKAQIVGIDYFGSEWDYDKKQCERNAKIEGVSEIIFKNGDAAKLPFKNNYFDAAISNFVFHEVKTQKNKRKVVLEALRVVKKGGAFVFHDMFEQKKLYGDIKEFIDQLRKEGITEIYYEANTENMSFIPNYIKKAPWMFHNMGIIYGIK encoded by the coding sequence ATGAAAACTAATTATGGAAACTGGGTGCCTAAAAAACTTATGAAATATTCTTGGATTCTAACATTGCTACTATTAATAATTGATATAGTGTTTACAGCTACATTAAAAAATAAAGTTTTAAGCGTAATTGTTTCAATATTATTTTTATTAATATTATCATTTACAATTTATATGCAAAAGTGTAGATTGGCATTTTCGTTTGATGGAGGAAATGTTATGGGGCAGATTCATGAATTTGTCTTAAGTAAACTAATGTGGGATGGAAAAGGAAAATTATTAGATATAGGATGTGGCTCAGGTGCTCTATCAGTAAGATGCGCAAAAAAATTCAAAAAAGCACAGATTGTTGGAATTGATTATTTTGGTAGTGAGTGGGATTATGATAAAAAGCAGTGCGAGAGAAATGCTAAAATAGAGGGCGTTTCAGAAATTATATTTAAAAATGGTGATGCTGCAAAGCTTCCTTTTAAAAATAATTATTTTGATGCAGCTATAAGTAATTTTGTATTTCACGAAGTAAAAACACAAAAAAACAAAAGAAAAGTTGTTTTAGAAGCTCTACGAGTTGTAAAAAAAGGAGGGGCTTTTGTATTCCATGATATGTTTGAACAAAAAAAGTTATATGGAGATATTAAAGAATTTATAGATCAATTAAGAAAAGAAGGAATAACAGAAATTTATTATGAAGCAAATACTGAGAATATGAGTTTTATTCCAAATTATATAAAAAAAGCACCATGGATGTTTCATAATATGGGGATTATTTATGGAATAAAATAG
- a CDS encoding HAMP domain-containing sensor histidine kinase, with amino-acid sequence MFKLNRRRSLSSELFCTYTVAYTIFTFLLILLILTSMILYGFLCGHNIYNDSFKKIDNKLQENYTLVSDNELYDISGFIVKIDKDNTISYSKGKVIDEFKDKKISLNSYMSLFGIRENNEVDVNNDFLAFSLIKDFNNAIANTKINGKYCFYTKYIKEESSLLVFGCPYYEAKKPNIVTNIVSNEIIFKAIILIDIMIFFTFAYFFSKISAKTFVHPINSLLMGVKQIAEGNYDIRISSDKKNEFKDLANGFNKMAETISKEKVEKEKLQKMREMLILDVSHDLKNPLSSVLGYSETLLNSETLSYEEREKYLTIIYNNSKRANKLLNDLFEYSLYENCDTKFEFKSMDICELLRQIIASRVDEFEEKKFNYKFDIDEKPCYVLLNDLKFTRAVNNIIDNKIKYNRVGAEININTVRKFKSIYIYISDDGDKIPDELKDKIFNAFVRLDKSRNSNTGGTGLGLSITKNIIKKHGGTVKIESSNKGTVFKIEMPIECRKG; translated from the coding sequence ATGTTTAAGTTAAATAGAAGAAGAAGTCTTTCATCTGAACTTTTCTGTACATATACTGTGGCATATACTATTTTTACATTTCTTCTTATACTTCTTATACTAACATCTATGATTTTATATGGTTTTTTATGTGGTCATAATATATATAATGATTCATTTAAAAAAATAGATAATAAGCTTCAGGAAAATTATACTCTTGTAAGCGATAATGAACTTTATGATATAAGTGGATTTATAGTAAAAATTGATAAAGATAATACCATATCATATAGTAAAGGAAAAGTGATTGATGAATTTAAAGACAAAAAAATAAGTTTAAATTCATATATGAGTCTTTTTGGGATAAGGGAAAATAATGAAGTAGATGTAAATAATGATTTTTTAGCATTTTCTCTTATAAAAGATTTTAATAATGCCATAGCAAATACAAAAATAAATGGTAAATATTGTTTTTACACAAAATATATTAAAGAAGAATCATCTTTATTAGTTTTTGGATGCCCTTATTATGAAGCAAAAAAGCCTAATATAGTAACTAATATTGTTTCTAATGAAATTATTTTTAAAGCAATTATATTAATTGATATAATGATATTTTTTACTTTTGCATATTTTTTCTCAAAAATTAGTGCAAAAACTTTTGTTCATCCAATTAATAGTCTTTTGATGGGAGTAAAGCAGATTGCAGAAGGAAATTATGATATAAGGATAAGCAGTGATAAAAAAAATGAATTTAAAGATTTAGCTAATGGATTTAATAAAATGGCAGAAACTATATCAAAAGAAAAGGTTGAAAAAGAAAAATTGCAGAAGATGAGAGAAATGTTAATATTAGATGTTTCACATGATTTAAAAAATCCGCTTTCTTCAGTTCTTGGATATAGTGAAACTCTTTTAAATTCTGAAACTTTATCTTATGAAGAAAGAGAAAAATATCTAACAATAATATATAATAATTCAAAGAGGGCAAATAAACTTTTAAATGATTTATTTGAATATTCACTTTATGAAAACTGCGATACTAAATTTGAATTTAAAAGTATGGATATATGTGAACTTTTAAGACAGATTATTGCATCAAGAGTTGATGAATTTGAAGAAAAAAAATTCAATTATAAATTTGATATAGATGAAAAGCCTTGTTATGTTCTTTTAAATGATTTAAAATTTACAAGGGCAGTTAATAATATAATTGATAATAAAATAAAGTATAATAGAGTGGGTGCAGAAATAAACATAAATACTGTGAGAAAATTTAAAAGTATTTATATATATATTTCTGATGATGGTGATAAAATACCAGATGAATTAAAGGATAAAATATTTAATGCATTTGTTCGACTTGATAAATCTAGGAATTCAAACACAGGGGGAACTGGTCTTGGTCTTTCTATTACTAAGAATATAATTAAAAAACATGGTGGAACTGTAAAAATAGAAAGTAGTAATAAAGGCACTGTATTTAAAATTGAAATGCCGATAGAATGCAGGAAAGGATAG
- a CDS encoding Tex family protein, producing the protein MLTIEERIAQELNIKLSQVKNVIELLDSGNTVPFISRYRKEATGGLSDEVLRKLYERLTYLRNLEQRKDDIQRLIKEQGKYTEELDKAIKSANTMTDLEDIYRPYKPKKKTKASEAIKKGLKPLALLIEDGKFKADIKEEAAKYISEEKGVKDVDEAINGALFIIAENISDSAKYRKYIRSFIYREGYIETSGKSEEPTPYEMYYEYKEAIRNIAPHRILAINRGEKEKILKVKIVCDEEKIIKYIENHVLKGNAQIDEYLKSAIADSWKRLIFSSLEREIRKELTDIGEESAIKIFKENLKSLLLQAPIKGKVVIGFDPGFRTGCKIAVLDETGKYLDSTAIYPTLPKKDIEGSKKILKALIKKYNVDVISLGNGTASRESEEVISDMIKEIKNETSKEISYVIVSEAGASVYSASELATKEYKDLDVTVRGAISIGRRLQDPLAELVKIDPKAIGVGQYQHDVTPKKLEESLKGVVEDCVNNVGIDLNTATPSLLSYVSGITSSISENIVKFREENGKFKSRKDLLKVKRLGPKVFEQCAGFMRVSESDEILDNTAVHPESYKIAKKLIKLLGYTEEDLEGKKLDDIDIQVKNFGLDKISETLDTGEPTLIDITKELKKPGRDPREEMPKPVLKTGIIEMKDLKKGMILTGTVRNVADFGAFVDIGVHQDGLVHISELADRFIKHPLDVVHVGDIVKVQILDVDEKRKRISLTMKNIKEINLEDEDNE; encoded by the coding sequence ATTTTGACAATAGAAGAAAGAATAGCACAGGAATTAAACATAAAATTAAGTCAGGTAAAAAATGTTATTGAACTTCTTGATAGTGGAAACACAGTTCCATTTATATCAAGATATAGAAAAGAAGCAACAGGTGGACTTTCAGATGAAGTATTAAGAAAACTTTATGAAAGACTTACATATTTAAGAAATTTAGAGCAGAGAAAAGATGATATACAAAGGCTTATAAAAGAGCAGGGAAAATATACAGAAGAATTAGATAAAGCAATAAAATCTGCAAACACAATGACAGATTTAGAGGATATATATAGACCGTATAAACCCAAAAAGAAAACAAAAGCATCAGAAGCGATAAAAAAAGGTCTTAAGCCTCTTGCACTTCTTATAGAAGATGGAAAATTTAAAGCAGATATAAAAGAAGAAGCAGCAAAATATATAAGTGAAGAAAAAGGTGTAAAAGATGTGGATGAAGCCATAAATGGTGCTTTATTTATAATCGCTGAAAATATATCGGATTCTGCTAAATATAGAAAGTATATTAGAAGTTTTATATATAGAGAAGGATATATTGAAACTTCAGGAAAATCTGAAGAGCCTACTCCATATGAAATGTATTATGAATATAAAGAAGCAATAAGAAATATAGCTCCGCATAGAATTTTAGCAATAAATAGAGGAGAAAAAGAAAAAATACTCAAAGTTAAAATAGTATGTGATGAAGAAAAAATTATTAAATATATTGAAAATCATGTTCTTAAAGGCAATGCACAGATTGATGAATATCTTAAATCTGCAATAGCAGATTCATGGAAAAGACTTATTTTCTCAAGTCTTGAAAGAGAGATAAGAAAGGAACTTACAGATATAGGAGAAGAATCTGCAATAAAGATATTTAAAGAAAATCTTAAATCTCTTCTTCTTCAAGCTCCAATAAAAGGTAAAGTTGTTATTGGGTTTGATCCAGGATTTAGAACTGGCTGTAAAATTGCAGTACTTGATGAAACAGGAAAATATTTAGATAGTACAGCTATATATCCTACTTTACCTAAAAAAGATATTGAAGGAAGTAAAAAAATACTTAAAGCTCTTATAAAAAAATATAATGTTGACGTGATTTCACTTGGAAATGGTACTGCATCTAGAGAATCTGAAGAAGTTATATCAGATATGATTAAAGAAATTAAAAATGAAACTTCAAAGGAAATTTCATATGTAATTGTTTCAGAAGCAGGAGCGTCTGTATATTCAGCATCTGAACTTGCAACTAAAGAATATAAAGATCTTGATGTTACTGTAAGAGGTGCAATATCAATAGGACGAAGACTACAGGATCCTCTTGCGGAACTTGTAAAGATAGATCCTAAAGCAATAGGTGTAGGACAGTATCAGCATGATGTGACACCTAAAAAGCTTGAAGAGTCTTTAAAAGGTGTAGTAGAAGATTGTGTAAATAATGTAGGTATAGATTTAAATACAGCAACACCTTCTCTTCTTTCATATGTTTCAGGAATTACATCATCTATTTCTGAAAACATTGTTAAGTTTAGAGAAGAAAATGGAAAATTTAAGTCAAGAAAAGATCTTTTAAAAGTAAAAAGACTTGGACCAAAGGTATTTGAGCAGTGCGCAGGTTTTATGAGAGTATCTGAAAGTGATGAAATACTTGATAATACAGCAGTTCATCCAGAATCATATAAAATTGCAAAGAAACTTATAAAATTATTAGGATATACAGAAGAAGATCTTGAAGGTAAGAAGCTTGATGATATAGATATACAAGTTAAAAATTTTGGTTTAGATAAAATATCTGAAACTTTAGATACAGGAGAACCTACATTAATAGATATCACTAAAGAACTTAAAAAGCCAGGAAGAGATCCTAGAGAAGAAATGCCTAAGCCTGTTTTAAAAACTGGAATTATTGAAATGAAAGATTTAAAAAAAGGTATGATTCTTACAGGAACAGTAAGAAATGTTGCAGATTTTGGCGCGTTTGTTGATATAGGAGTTCATCAAGATGGACTTGTACATATAAGTGAACTAGCAGATAGATTTATAAAACATCCTCTTGATGTTGTTCATGTAGGTGATATTGTAAAAGTACAGATACTTGATGTAGATGAAAAGAGAAAGAGAATATCTCTTACAATGAAGAACATCAAAGAAATTAATTTAGAAGATGAAGATAATGAATAG
- the rimI gene encoding ribosomal protein S18-alanine N-acetyltransferase: MKNVSNNLKNISITMMDKNDIDEILEISSKSFHISWSRNSYENELINPNARYFIAKYDNKVIGFAGTWIILDESQITNIAVDPNFRNNKVASKLLKALISYCTKNGCTSFTLEVRESNEPAKNLYLNHGFKIEGLRKGYYQDNKENAIIMWKRDKQ, encoded by the coding sequence ATGAAAAACGTCTCAAACAATCTTAAAAATATTTCAATCACCATGATGGATAAAAATGATATAGATGAAATATTAGAAATTAGTTCTAAAAGTTTTCATATATCATGGAGTAGAAATTCTTATGAAAATGAACTTATAAATCCTAATGCAAGATACTTCATCGCTAAGTATGATAATAAAGTAATAGGTTTTGCTGGAACATGGATAATTTTAGACGAATCCCAAATTACAAATATTGCTGTAGATCCTAATTTTAGAAATAATAAAGTAGCTTCAAAACTTCTTAAAGCTTTAATCTCATACTGCACTAAAAATGGATGCACTTCTTTCACTCTTGAAGTACGTGAAAGTAATGAACCTGCAAAAAATCTTTATTTAAATCATGGATTTAAAATAGAAGGTTTAAGAAAGGGGTATTATCAAGATAATAAAGAAAATGCCATTATAATGTGGAAAAGAGATAAGCAATAA
- a CDS encoding ECF transporter S component, with translation MKRNTDKIVKVALFAAIALILRYIEFPILPTFAWLQIDLSDVPALIAAFGIGPMAGVIIELIKNVLILVIKGTTTGGVGDFANFFLGVVFILPPALLYKRNKSKKTAIIGMILGALTLEVLAPPINIFILLPAFGMKMTSAQALNYTLAGLIPFNAIKSLIVSVVTYVIYKRVSVSIFKNETAFSNKKVDKKTETI, from the coding sequence ATGAAGAGAAACACAGATAAAATCGTTAAAGTAGCATTATTTGCTGCAATTGCATTAATACTAAGGTATATAGAATTTCCTATTTTGCCTACATTTGCATGGCTACAGATTGATTTAAGCGATGTTCCTGCACTTATTGCAGCGTTTGGAATTGGACCTATGGCTGGAGTTATAATAGAGCTTATAAAAAATGTACTTATACTAGTAATTAAAGGAACTACTACAGGAGGGGTTGGAGATTTTGCTAATTTCTTTTTAGGAGTAGTATTTATACTTCCACCAGCACTTTTATATAAGAGAAATAAATCTAAGAAAACAGCTATTATTGGTATGATTTTGGGTGCTTTAACACTTGAAGTATTAGCACCTCCAATTAATATATTTATACTTCTTCCTGCTTTTGGCATGAAAATGACATCTGCACAGGCTTTAAATTATACTCTTGCAGGATTAATACCTTTTAATGCGATAAAATCATTAATAGTATCAGTAGTAACATACGTAATTTATAAAAGAGTATCTGTTTCAATATTTAAAAATGAAACAGCATTTTCTAATAAAAAGGTAGATAAAAAGACAGAAACAATATAA
- a CDS encoding TetR/AcrR family transcriptional regulator gives MEEKFNNKLLTEKIHPTKQKIIDAGKKEFFEKGYKGASLRKICSECNVTTGALYFFFENKESLFKIIVDPVILEWKKLIDELSEKEKNDSSSSIDNEKKIMKFELENKIVILTLLEKSDGSIYKDFKNNVFNIINKKFMDYFTIYLGHKPDEKVIKMLVNIRIETNINILKGASNMKEALYLNEVMACYAEGGFKKLINDLKEKI, from the coding sequence ATGGAAGAAAAGTTTAATAATAAATTATTAACAGAAAAAATACATCCAACTAAACAAAAAATTATAGATGCAGGAAAAAAAGAATTTTTTGAGAAAGGATATAAAGGAGCAAGTCTTAGAAAAATTTGTTCAGAATGTAATGTTACAACTGGTGCATTATATTTTTTCTTTGAAAATAAAGAGTCTTTATTTAAAATTATAGTAGATCCAGTAATACTAGAGTGGAAAAAGTTAATAGATGAACTTTCAGAAAAAGAAAAAAATGATTCGTCATCATCAATAGATAATGAGAAAAAAATAATGAAATTTGAATTAGAAAATAAAATTGTAATTTTGACATTATTAGAAAAAAGTGATGGGAGCATTTATAAAGATTTTAAAAATAATGTTTTTAATATAATAAATAAGAAATTTATGGATTATTTTACTATCTATCTTGGACATAAACCTGATGAGAAAGTAATTAAAATGTTAGTTAATATTAGAATAGAAACAAATATAAATATTTTAAAGGGAGCATCTAATATGAAAGAAGCACTTTATTTAAATGAAGTTATGGCCTGCTATGCAGAAGGTGGATTTAAAAAGTTAATTAATGATTTAAAGGAAAAAATATAA
- a CDS encoding type II CAAX endopeptidase family protein, with translation MSEFNYDYDYKKMEEKAAAKSAISSIGWALAAFTIFSELGGFLAIIILHVLGKGIINDPDARFLASTLPVYVIGFPIFLFIVKNLRKAKANYIKKISLKNFLMIILFSFGVMYISNMFSLIIDSLLRTFTRSGLNNPVSDMLSGGSIFLKIFFICFIGPIIEEVMFRKIIISRLVGYGEFIAVFVSAFMFAFGHGNLSQFFYAFSLGAIFAYITVKTGTIFYSVIIHCIINLIGSGLLLRLFSNNATLKAFSGGVFMFISIIFAIFMIVKNVKMVYFNSGNVSGTVNDDFRLIFKNSGMIFYIGLSVILILISLL, from the coding sequence ATGAGCGAATTTAATTATGACTATGACTATAAAAAGATGGAGGAAAAAGCAGCTGCAAAATCCGCTATAAGTAGTATAGGATGGGCTCTTGCAGCATTTACTATATTTTCAGAACTTGGTGGCTTTTTAGCAATCATTATATTACATGTACTAGGCAAAGGAATAATAAATGATCCAGATGCGAGATTTTTAGCATCAACTCTACCTGTTTACGTAATAGGATTTCCTATATTTTTGTTTATAGTTAAAAATTTACGAAAAGCAAAGGCTAATTATATAAAGAAGATATCATTAAAAAATTTTTTGATGATAATTTTATTTTCTTTTGGAGTTATGTATATATCAAATATGTTTTCTTTAATAATTGATAGTTTATTAAGAACATTTACAAGAAGTGGATTAAATAATCCTGTTTCAGATATGCTAAGTGGTGGAAGCATATTTTTAAAAATATTTTTCATATGTTTTATTGGACCTATAATTGAAGAGGTTATGTTTAGAAAAATAATAATATCAAGACTTGTTGGATATGGTGAATTTATTGCGGTATTTGTTTCTGCATTTATGTTTGCATTTGGTCATGGAAATCTTTCTCAGTTTTTTTATGCATTTTCTCTAGGTGCAATTTTCGCATATATAACAGTAAAAACAGGCACAATTTTTTATTCGGTAATAATTCATTGTATTATAAATCTTATAGGCTCGGGACTTTTATTAAGATTATTTTCAAATAATGCTACTTTGAAAGCTTTTTCAGGTGGAGTATTTATGTTTATATCAATAATTTTTGCAATATTTATGATAGTAAAAAATGTAAAAATGGTATATTTTAATTCTGGAAACGTAAGTGGCACAGTTAACGACGATTTTAGATTGATATTTAAAAATTCAGGTATGATATTTTATATAGGCTTATCAGTTATTTTAATATTAATATCATTATTATAA
- the tsaB gene encoding tRNA (adenosine(37)-N6)-threonylcarbamoyltransferase complex dimerization subunit type 1 TsaB translates to MIVLSVDTSSKTATAAIIDDNKILGEINYNDKREHSTILMGMIKQLLNDTNLTINDIDGFVVSKGPGSFTGLRIGMATVKGLSFGSKKPYVSVSSLDALALTAINFDGIICPIMDALRDSVYTAFYEKDESNELKRTSDYDALTLDTLIEKIKAKNKKVIFIGDGVNKYKNYLQENLKDSFFPPHHLNFIHSSALGELGIKKLKEGIYDNPDSAPFYIKKCQAEREYEKRLKQS, encoded by the coding sequence ATGATTGTATTATCTGTTGATACATCATCAAAAACAGCAACAGCTGCAATAATTGATGATAATAAAATTTTAGGTGAAATTAATTATAATGATAAAAGAGAACATTCTACTATATTAATGGGAATGATAAAACAACTTCTTAATGATACTAATCTTACAATTAATGATATTGATGGATTTGTAGTATCTAAAGGTCCTGGTTCTTTTACAGGACTTAGAATAGGAATGGCTACCGTAAAAGGATTAAGCTTTGGAAGCAAAAAACCATACGTAAGCGTATCAAGCCTAGATGCACTTGCACTTACAGCGATAAACTTTGACGGAATAATATGTCCTATAATGGATGCCCTAAGAGATAGTGTTTATACTGCTTTTTATGAAAAAGATGAAAGTAATGAACTTAAAAGGACATCAGATTATGATGCACTTACACTTGATACTCTTATAGAAAAAATCAAAGCAAAAAATAAAAAAGTAATCTTCATAGGAGATGGCGTAAATAAATATAAAAATTATCTACAGGAAAATTTAAAAGACTCATTTTTCCCACCACACCATCTTAATTTTATTCATTCTTCTGCATTAGGTGAACTTGGTATCAAAAAATTAAAAGAAGGAATATATGATAATCCAGATTCTGCACCATTTTATATAAAGAAATGTCAGGCTGAACGTGAGTATGAAAAACGTCTCAAACAATCTTAA
- a CDS encoding glycerophosphodiester phosphodiesterase, producing the protein MSILNIAHRGYSGRYDENTMLAFKKAYEYKADGIETDVQLSKDGIPVIMHDEKLDRTTDKKGFLKDYTLDELKKINILKKHDEYEIDERIPTLEELLCFFSKTDMKVLNLELKNSIIDYDGLEEKVLDLIEKYKIKDRIIISSFNHVSLVRFRKLDKDVMLGALTDSTLAYPEEYLKKIDVECYHPYFYSILNKEYTERIIKRGIQINPYTVNDLFDMKKVINLKVNSIITNEVEKLNKLLKSN; encoded by the coding sequence ATGAGTATATTAAACATAGCACATAGAGGATATAGTGGGAGATATGATGAAAATACTATGTTAGCTTTTAAAAAGGCATATGAATATAAAGCTGATGGAATTGAAACAGATGTGCAGCTTTCTAAAGATGGTATTCCTGTTATAATGCATGATGAAAAATTAGATAGAACAACAGATAAAAAAGGTTTTTTAAAAGATTATACTTTAGATGAATTAAAAAAAATCAATATATTGAAAAAACATGATGAATATGAGATAGATGAAAGGATACCTACTTTAGAGGAACTTTTATGCTTTTTTTCAAAGACAGATATGAAAGTATTAAATCTTGAATTAAAAAATAGCATAATAGATTATGATGGATTAGAAGAAAAAGTACTAGATCTTATTGAAAAATACAAAATAAAAGATAGAATTATAATTTCAAGTTTTAATCATGTAAGTCTTGTAAGATTTAGAAAACTTGATAAAGATGTAATGCTTGGAGCACTTACCGATTCAACACTTGCATATCCTGAAGAATATTTAAAGAAAATAGATGTAGAGTGTTATCATCCATACTTTTATAGCATTTTAAATAAGGAATATACTGAAAGAATTATTAAAAGAGGGATTCAAATAAATCCTTATACTGTAAATGATTTATTTGACATGAAAAAGGTAATAAATCTAAAAGTTAACAGTATAATAACAAATGAAGTTGAAAAGTTAAATAAACTTCTTAAAAGTAATTGA